A single window of Bacteroidota bacterium DNA harbors:
- a CDS encoding PorP/SprF family type IX secretion system membrane protein encodes MKTLKLLLAILVLWSSGMKSQDFHLSLYDSGPLFLNPAMTGVVDATARIHAQYRNQWSSVAYKPFTTAMISADMPRDKWGYGIQIMNMRAGIGNYNAFQALVSAGYALPIDKEKVHNITFGLQAGITQKSIRDDKFSFDEQYNTKNGGYFDETYSNNENFTRQSQILPQLNAGFMYFYTKQQSWVNPFIGVSAFNLTKPRETFFDQNNHLPMRFNIHLGTRVNITEVLYVLPKVLIMSQGKAFEQTYAVDGGYYLKQGKLYLLAGYVFRAKDASIASIGVRKENYILKFGYDFNTSSLKTASKTRGAMEIAFTYLLAKEKVETIKHCPRL; translated from the coding sequence ATGAAGACACTTAAATTATTATTAGCCATCCTCGTATTATGGAGCAGCGGTATGAAGTCGCAAGACTTCCATTTATCGCTATACGATTCGGGACCTCTGTTTTTGAACCCTGCAATGACAGGTGTTGTAGACGCAACTGCACGTATTCACGCGCAATATCGTAACCAATGGAGTTCAGTTGCATACAAACCATTCACTACTGCCATGATAAGCGCAGATATGCCGCGCGACAAATGGGGCTATGGTATTCAAATCATGAATATGCGTGCCGGTATTGGTAATTATAATGCATTTCAGGCATTGGTATCGGCCGGTTATGCTTTACCGATTGACAAAGAAAAAGTGCACAACATCACTTTTGGTTTACAAGCCGGAATTACTCAAAAATCCATTCGCGATGATAAATTTTCATTTGATGAACAATACAACACAAAAAATGGAGGTTACTTTGACGAAACCTATTCTAATAACGAAAACTTCACACGTCAGTCACAAATACTTCCTCAGTTAAATGCAGGCTTTATGTATTTCTATACTAAACAACAATCATGGGTGAATCCATTCATTGGAGTTTCAGCATTTAACTTAACCAAACCTCGTGAAACTTTCTTTGATCAAAACAATCATTTACCTATGCGATTCAATATACATTTAGGTACACGCGTAAACATTACTGAAGTATTATACGTGTTACCAAAAGTATTAATCATGTCGCAAGGAAAAGCGTTTGAACAAACGTATGCCGTTGATGGTGGTTATTATTTAAAACAAGGTAAATTATACTTATTAGCAGGTTACGTTTTCCGCGCGAAAGATGCCAGTATTGCAAGTATTGGCGTTAGAAAAGAAAATTACATTTTAAAATTTGGTTACGACTTTAATACATCTTCATTAAAAACTGCCAGCAAAACCCGTGGCGCCATGGAAATAGCCTTCACCTACTTGTTAGCGAAAGAAAAAGTTGAAACCATTAAACATTGTCCGCGATTATAA
- a CDS encoding PKD domain-containing protein: MKCFYRNLVVAVLFSLLVPFKGFATHIVGGTITYTYNGGNNYTIMLKLYRDCTGIAFPGSATINVLQANGSVFAPSRNFTLPGGTITNIPAVLPPCATSPSVTPCVQERIYTATVNLAPSPGGMHLYYSLCCRNPSILNINTPGAVGETFYCYIPCYFDTWKEDFTLPAGTTVDAGATAWTRSFGAIAPASAQVNAAGEFEVTGANNGRAIWASQVVNISSFANGVNMSVNTRRAGTMANGDSLKIFYSLNGGPKTLFAVNGQLLGNFVSPVFSTQPGLIGNTIQVFIHYTFNGTSPASKIYANDMVTIYDNTFVPNSNPSFANLPPLFLCSTNTFSVNQAATDGDGDVLVYSMYTPYNDAPAPTFPNNTAFIPPVTFIPNYSANSPFNSPAPAVTLNSSTGLMTGVANTNGQFVFGVKVQEYRAGKLLSETVRDYQMNMVTCPPFVPPPPTAGANTPLCIGQTLSLTASPVAGATYTWAGPNGFTSTLQNPTISNVTALAAGVYTVQAIVAGCVGIAGTVTVTINPNPAAPTAGGTSPICVGQTLSLTSNTVAGATYNWSGPNSFTSSVQNPTIGGITLAGAGTYSATVTVLGCTSPPGTVNVVVNNTPTVSTLTSNSPICAGQTLSLTANAGGGATYSWTGPNSFTSTTQNPTIVGTTTLASGIYSVTATALGCVSATGTINVLVNPIPASPTPGSNSPICTGQTLSLTASSVAGATYNWSGPNSFTSTTQNPTIPGVSVLNAGTYSISATLAGCTSPVTTLSVTINNPPIAPTATANIPVCIGGNLNLGASTIAGATYNWVGPNSFTSSVQNPTITGVTLPATGVYSVNANVMGCIGPMGTVNVVITPLPPSPTAGSNSPLCSGQTLFLTASSIAGASYNWTGPNSFTANVQNPSIVSTSSLATGVYSVNAIVGGCASPSGTVNVLVNPTPPAPTPGSNSPLCEGQTLLLTANPILFASYNWTGPNSFTSTAQNPTIAATTTLAAGVYSVSASVSGCVGPIGTVTVVINPTPAPVTPSSNSPLCSGGTLSLTANTIVGGVYSWTGPNTFTSSAQNPTLSPVSISESGTYSVNVTVAGCTGSSGTVNVVVDPPVPAPTLGSNSPVCEGQDILLTASNITGATYNWTGPNSFTASVQNPTVTPTTTLSAGVYSVQANVSGCNSPVATITVAVNPTPAAPTATANSPLCEGQTLLLSASTVTGTTYSWTGPNSFTSTVQNPTIVATTSLAAGVYSVNVTSGGCTSSNALVTVTVNPLPDPVIAGSNSPLCVGATLSLTASNITGAVYNWTGPNSFTSSVQNPTITNVTLLESGTYSVNVTVAGCTGTSGTVSVLVSPPVAAPTATATSPICEGQDIYLTASTITGATYNWTGPNSFTAAVQNPTVTPTTTLSAGVYSVQATVAGCTGPYGTVSVTVNPTPAPPTLGANSPICAGQTLSLTATSVPGGTYSWTGPNSFTAATQDSTIMNATTAASGDYSLTVTLGGCTSTVAIISVTVNSTPAAPTATANSPLCVGATINLGASAVGATTYSWTGPNSFTSSVQNPTITNASTLTAGVYSVYATIGSCDGAATTITVNVTDPAVVYAGPNDTICASALILPLSGTVTPGYNTTWTSLGTGTIANTSSLITTYTMSSNDTISGSVTFVLTSSGGGCANTSDTVTFIVLKGPNVFAGADINVCKNAVIPLNGNITGVTNTGFWTTTGSGTFNPNNTTLNGFYQPSSSDTASTGIQLILESTNNKGCVPARDTINVNFINAPSSAFTFTNACANQPVSFTDISTPVGTVTSYTWNFGDGSGTSNNQNPTYTYTVGNTYTVTLITSNSAGCTDTVQQPVTVFIAPVANFTFSNVCVGTLGTFNDASTVSTGSITSWSWTFGDGGSSTLQNPSHTYTTSGSFTVNLTVVSSNGCTGTITQTVTVNPKPVADFSMSGNPVYSTDVVTFTDLSTPTGSIVGWNWNLGDGTTSTNQNPQYYYDNNGVFTVQLAITDASGCMDTVSKEIIVVLLPQVPTAFTPNGDGHNDFLFVKGGPFQTLFFRVYNNWGQLLFETTDQKVGWDGTYKGEKVQLGVYVWVLDVDMFDGTHIRKTGDITILK; this comes from the coding sequence ATGAAGTGTTTCTACCGTAACCTTGTTGTAGCTGTTTTGTTTTCGCTACTCGTTCCTTTCAAAGGTTTTGCAACTCACATTGTGGGTGGTACAATAACTTACACCTATAATGGTGGGAATAATTATACCATCATGCTAAAGCTTTATCGTGATTGTACCGGTATTGCTTTCCCTGGTTCTGCAACAATAAATGTTCTTCAGGCAAACGGTAGCGTCTTTGCTCCCAGTAGAAACTTTACATTACCCGGCGGAACTATCACTAACATCCCTGCCGTGTTACCTCCTTGTGCAACTTCACCAAGTGTAACGCCATGCGTTCAGGAACGTATCTATACCGCTACTGTTAACTTAGCGCCTTCACCGGGTGGTATGCACTTATACTACAGTTTATGCTGCCGTAATCCGAGTATCCTAAACATCAATACTCCAGGTGCTGTTGGAGAAACTTTCTACTGTTACATTCCTTGTTATTTCGATACTTGGAAAGAGGATTTTACATTACCTGCAGGAACAACTGTTGACGCGGGTGCAACTGCTTGGACTCGTTCTTTTGGTGCCATTGCCCCTGCTTCAGCTCAGGTTAATGCTGCCGGCGAATTCGAAGTTACCGGCGCTAATAATGGTCGTGCAATCTGGGCTTCTCAAGTAGTTAATATTTCTTCCTTCGCTAATGGTGTTAACATGAGCGTTAATACCAGAAGAGCAGGCACTATGGCTAATGGAGACTCTCTTAAAATATTTTATTCATTAAATGGTGGTCCTAAAACTTTATTCGCTGTTAATGGACAATTACTTGGAAACTTCGTTTCTCCGGTATTTTCTACTCAACCGGGTTTAATTGGAAATACTATTCAAGTGTTCATTCATTACACGTTTAATGGTACATCGCCGGCATCAAAAATTTACGCTAACGATATGGTTACTATTTACGACAATACGTTTGTTCCGAATAGTAATCCAAGTTTCGCCAACTTACCTCCATTATTCTTATGCTCAACCAACACGTTTTCTGTAAACCAAGCGGCAACCGATGGAGATGGTGACGTTTTAGTGTACTCAATGTATACGCCATATAACGATGCGCCTGCTCCCACTTTCCCAAATAATACGGCATTCATTCCCCCTGTAACATTTATCCCTAACTATAGTGCAAACAGTCCTTTTAACTCACCTGCTCCTGCTGTTACACTTAACTCATCAACCGGTTTAATGACAGGTGTGGCTAATACTAACGGACAATTCGTATTTGGTGTTAAGGTTCAAGAATACCGTGCCGGTAAATTATTAAGTGAAACGGTTCGTGATTATCAAATGAACATGGTTACTTGTCCGCCATTTGTTCCGCCACCACCAACTGCCGGTGCGAACACACCGTTATGTATCGGACAAACTTTAAGTTTAACAGCAAGTCCTGTTGCCGGCGCTACTTACACTTGGGCTGGTCCAAATGGATTTACTTCAACTTTACAAAATCCAACAATCTCTAACGTTACTGCATTAGCGGCCGGTGTATATACTGTTCAAGCCATTGTTGCGGGCTGTGTTGGTATTGCAGGAACCGTAACTGTAACAATTAATCCTAATCCAGCTGCACCAACAGCAGGCGGTACATCTCCTATTTGTGTGGGACAAACTTTAAGTTTAACTTCTAATACTGTAGCAGGTGCAACTTACAATTGGTCAGGGCCAAACTCATTTACTTCTTCTGTACAAAATCCAACTATTGGCGGCATCACTTTAGCAGGAGCCGGAACTTATTCCGCAACGGTTACTGTATTGGGTTGTACAAGTCCTCCGGGAACTGTCAACGTCGTTGTAAATAACACTCCAACCGTTTCTACTCTTACCTCTAATTCGCCTATTTGTGCAGGACAAACATTAAGTTTAACCGCGAATGCGGGAGGTGGAGCTACTTATTCATGGACAGGTCCAAACTCATTTACATCCACAACTCAAAATCCTACTATTGTAGGTACAACAACACTGGCAAGTGGTATATATTCAGTCACAGCAACAGCATTAGGTTGCGTGAGCGCCACCGGAACAATTAACGTTTTAGTAAATCCAATTCCTGCGTCACCTACACCCGGAAGCAATTCACCAATTTGTACAGGTCAAACGTTAAGCTTAACTGCTTCTTCAGTTGCTGGCGCTACTTACAATTGGTCAGGACCAAACTCATTCACTTCAACAACACAAAACCCAACAATACCGGGTGTTTCTGTTTTAAATGCAGGTACGTATTCTATCAGTGCAACATTAGCAGGTTGTACGAGCCCTGTTACAACCTTAAGTGTTACCATTAACAATCCTCCGATTGCACCAACAGCAACAGCGAATATTCCTGTTTGTATAGGTGGGAATTTAAATTTAGGTGCTTCGACAATTGCAGGTGCAACTTATAATTGGGTTGGACCAAATTCATTTACCTCATCTGTTCAAAATCCAACTATTACCGGTGTTACATTGCCTGCAACAGGAGTTTATTCGGTTAATGCCAATGTGATGGGTTGTATTGGACCAATGGGAACTGTTAACGTTGTAATTACTCCGTTACCTCCATCACCAACTGCCGGAAGTAACTCACCGTTATGTTCAGGACAAACATTATTCCTAACAGCTTCATCAATTGCCGGAGCCAGTTATAACTGGACAGGGCCAAATTCATTTACGGCTAACGTTCAGAATCCATCAATCGTATCAACATCTTCATTAGCTACAGGTGTATATTCTGTAAACGCTATTGTTGGTGGATGTGCAAGTCCGTCCGGTACTGTTAACGTATTAGTTAACCCAACTCCTCCTGCTCCAACACCAGGAAGTAATTCTCCATTATGTGAAGGCCAAACACTTTTGTTAACTGCTAATCCGATTTTATTTGCAAGTTATAACTGGACAGGACCAAACTCGTTTACTTCAACAGCTCAGAATCCTACGATTGCTGCAACAACAACACTTGCTGCCGGAGTATATTCGGTGAGTGCCTCTGTATCAGGTTGCGTTGGCCCAATAGGAACGGTAACCGTTGTAATTAATCCTACTCCTGCACCGGTGACTCCTTCAAGTAATTCACCTTTATGTTCTGGTGGTACTTTAAGCTTAACAGCAAATACAATTGTTGGTGGTGTTTACAGCTGGACCGGACCAAACACCTTTACATCAAGTGCGCAAAATCCAACTTTATCACCAGTATCCATTTCTGAAAGCGGAACTTACTCTGTAAACGTAACAGTTGCAGGTTGTACCGGATCTTCAGGAACAGTAAACGTGGTTGTAGACCCTCCTGTACCTGCACCAACTTTAGGAAGCAACTCTCCGGTTTGTGAAGGTCAAGATATTTTATTAACTGCTTCTAACATTACTGGCGCAACGTATAACTGGACAGGACCAAATAGCTTTACTGCTTCTGTACAAAACCCTACCGTTACGCCTACAACAACTTTATCGGCCGGTGTATATTCGGTGCAAGCTAACGTTTCCGGATGTAATAGTCCGGTTGCGACAATTACCGTAGCAGTGAATCCAACACCTGCAGCTCCAACTGCCACTGCTAACTCACCGTTATGTGAAGGTCAAACACTTTTATTAAGTGCTTCAACAGTTACAGGAACAACTTATAGCTGGACAGGCCCTAACTCATTTACTTCAACCGTTCAAAACCCAACCATTGTAGCTACAACTTCATTGGCTGCAGGTGTTTATTCAGTAAATGTAACTTCAGGTGGTTGTACAAGTTCAAATGCCTTAGTTACCGTTACAGTAAATCCTTTACCGGATCCTGTTATTGCCGGAAGCAACTCACCGTTATGCGTTGGTGCAACTTTAAGCTTAACGGCTTCAAATATTACAGGTGCCGTTTATAACTGGACTGGACCAAATTCATTTACTTCTTCTGTTCAGAATCCAACTATAACAAACGTGACTTTACTTGAATCGGGAACCTATTCTGTAAACGTAACAGTTGCAGGTTGTACCGGAACCAGTGGCACAGTAAGTGTATTGGTTAGTCCGCCAGTTGCTGCACCTACTGCAACCGCTACTTCACCAATTTGCGAAGGTCAAGACATTTATTTAACCGCTTCTACAATTACAGGAGCAACATACAATTGGACCGGACCGAATAGTTTTACGGCCGCTGTGCAAAATCCAACAGTTACTCCAACAACAACTTTATCAGCCGGTGTTTATTCAGTTCAGGCAACTGTTGCAGGTTGTACCGGTCCTTATGGAACTGTAAGTGTCACTGTTAATCCAACACCTGCTCCACCAACATTAGGTGCTAACTCTCCAATTTGTGCCGGACAAACATTAAGTTTAACTGCAACATCAGTTCCTGGTGGTACTTATAGCTGGACCGGCCCTAATAGTTTTACAGCCGCAACTCAAGATTCAACCATTATGAATGCGACTACAGCTGCTTCCGGTGATTACTCTTTAACGGTAACTTTAGGTGGATGTACCAGCACTGTTGCCATCATCAGTGTAACAGTTAACTCAACTCCTGCTGCTCCAACTGCCACTGCGAACTCACCGTTATGTGTAGGTGCAACAATTAATTTAGGAGCGTCTGCGGTTGGTGCCACTACGTATAGTTGGACCGGACCTAACTCATTTACATCATCAGTACAAAACCCAACCATAACAAACGCCTCAACTTTAACTGCCGGCGTTTATTCGGTTTATGCGACAATTGGATCATGTGATGGCGCAGCAACAACCATTACTGTAAATGTAACGGATCCTGCCGTTGTTTATGCAGGGCCAAATGACACTATTTGTGCAAGCGCATTAATTTTACCTTTATCAGGAACTGTGACACCAGGCTATAACACAACTTGGACCTCACTTGGTACAGGAACCATTGCCAATACAAGCAGTTTGATTACAACTTACACAATGAGTAGTAATGATACCATTTCAGGTAGTGTAACGTTTGTATTAACATCATCAGGTGGTGGATGTGCTAACACGTCAGATACAGTCACATTTATTGTATTAAAAGGACCTAATGTATTTGCGGGTGCCGATATAAATGTTTGTAAAAATGCGGTTATACCATTAAATGGAAATATTACCGGTGTAACTAATACTGGTTTCTGGACGACTACCGGAAGTGGAACATTTAACCCGAATAACACGACATTAAATGGATTCTATCAGCCAAGCTCAAGCGATACGGCAAGTACAGGTATACAACTTATATTAGAATCAACAAACAATAAAGGATGTGTACCGGCAAGGGATACCATTAATGTTAACTTCATTAATGCTCCATCCTCTGCATTTACGTTCACAAATGCCTGTGCAAACCAACCGGTATCATTTACTGATATTTCTACACCTGTAGGAACTGTAACATCGTATACTTGGAATTTTGGCGATGGCTCAGGTACATCAAACAATCAAAACCCAACCTATACATATACAGTAGGAAATACCTATACGGTTACATTAATCACTTCTAACTCTGCAGGCTGTACAGATACTGTTCAACAGCCTGTAACTGTATTTATAGCTCCGGTTGCCAACTTTACTTTTAGTAATGTTTGTGTAGGCACACTTGGTACATTTAACGATGCATCAACGGTTAGTACGGGAAGTATTACAAGCTGGTCGTGGACTTTTGGCGATGGCGGAAGTAGTACATTGCAAAACCCATCCCACACTTATACAACATCAGGAAGCTTTACCGTTAATTTAACTGTTGTTTCAAGTAATGGCTGTACAGGTACCATTACTCAAACAGTAACTGTAAACCCTAAACCTGTTGCTGACTTCTCGATGTCGGGTAATCCTGTTTACTCAACTGATGTAGTTACTTTTACGGATCTCAGTACACCAACAGGCTCTATCGTTGGCTGGAACTGGAACCTAGGTGACGGTACAACTTCAACCAATCAAAATCCTCAATATTATTACGATAACAATGGAGTATTTACAGTACAGTTAGCAATCACAGATGCTAGCGGCTGTATGGACACCGTTAGTAAGGAAATTATTGTTGTGTTATTACCTCAGGTACCAACAGCCTTTACACCTAACGGAGATGGTCATAATGACTTCTTATTTGTAAAAGGCGGACCATTCCAAACCTTATTCTTCCGTGTTTATAATAACTGGGGGCAACTTCTGTTTGAAACCACAGATCAAAAAGTGGGTTGGGATGGAACCTACAAAGGAGAGAAAGTTCAATTAGGTGTTTACGTTTGGGTATTGGATGTAGACATGTTTGATGGAACTCATATTAGAAAAACCGGAGATATTACAATTTTAAAATAA
- a CDS encoding DUF58 domain-containing protein, which translates to MPINRQSIEPFKNLELLAKKVVEGFITGLHKSPFHGFSVEFAEHRLYNTGESTRHIDWKLFGRTDKLFVKRYEEETNLRCQIVIDVSSSMLFPIETENNKLHFSIHAAAALNELLKQQRDAVGLTLFSDKIELHLPAKGSPSQQKLIYSTLEELLNRKEQNKSSLTVNALHQIAEIIHKRSLVVIFSDMFDNNSDNEELFSALQHLKYKKHEVVLFHVNDKSKELDFDFENRPYHFIDLETGEQIKLNPKQIKDNYIATVQKFTTALKLKCGQYHIDFVEADINEGFNNILLTYLIKRNLMSK; encoded by the coding sequence ATGCCAATTAATCGTCAATCCATCGAACCATTTAAGAACCTTGAATTGTTAGCAAAAAAGGTGGTTGAGGGCTTTATTACCGGCCTTCATAAAAGTCCTTTCCATGGTTTTTCGGTTGAATTTGCAGAACACCGTCTTTACAACACCGGTGAAAGCACGCGTCATATCGATTGGAAGTTGTTTGGAAGAACGGATAAATTATTTGTTAAACGTTATGAAGAAGAGACCAATTTGCGCTGCCAAATTGTAATTGACGTTTCCTCATCTATGCTCTTCCCTATTGAAACTGAGAATAATAAACTTCATTTTTCTATTCATGCGGCAGCGGCCTTAAACGAACTTTTAAAACAACAAAGAGACGCAGTTGGATTAACACTTTTCAGCGATAAAATTGAGCTTCATTTACCGGCAAAGGGAAGCCCGTCTCAACAAAAACTTATTTATTCGACATTAGAAGAATTACTTAATAGAAAAGAGCAAAACAAATCAAGTTTAACTGTGAATGCCCTTCATCAAATCGCAGAAATAATTCATAAGAGATCATTGGTAGTTATTTTTAGTGATATGTTTGACAATAATTCTGATAATGAAGAGTTATTTAGTGCTTTGCAACATCTTAAGTATAAGAAACATGAGGTTGTTTTATTTCATGTGAACGATAAATCAAAAGAATTAGATTTCGACTTCGAAAACAGACCATATCATTTTATTGATTTGGAAACAGGCGAACAAATCAAACTAAACCCGAAACAAATAAAGGATAATTATATTGCTACAGTTCAAAAATTCACAACGGCTTTAAAGCTTAAATGTGGCCAATACCACATTGATTTTGTGGAAGCTGACATAAATGAAGGGTTTAATAATATTCTTTTAACCTATTTAATTAAGCGGAACCTAATGTCAAAATAA